The sequence below is a genomic window from Canis aureus isolate CA01 chromosome 26, VMU_Caureus_v.1.0, whole genome shotgun sequence.
GCACGAGGCCCATGTGCTTGGCCGCCAAGCACGGCAGCCCGGGGAGGAGGCCTGGTCCGAGCTTTAGCTCCTTCACAAGCCACACACATTGTTAAGTCCCCGGCCAGCACCAGCACGAGACGGGATTAAGTCCCTCACACACAAAATAAGGGGCAGAGAGCAGCCACCTTGGGGGAGGTTTTTATCTAACAGTTGTCCGGTCTGGGTGGGGCCTCTCCTGGCTCTCTCTGTCGTGTCATTTTCTTTAGAAGCTGAAGTGCACGCACCACACTGTGCCCTGCAGAGAGGGCAACACTCAGAATGTTCGGGAACGCTCTGGCAGAAACTCTTCCGATTAACAGGAAAATACTGAAGAGTGGGTGATTCATCTTTTATTTGGTTCGAATAAATTGCCTTCTAGAAGAGCAGAACACACTAATTCCACAGTGACTCGAGCCCTGTCTGCATCTGAAAACCAATGTCTCCCCGGAGACCGTGGTATTTGTAACTTAGAGCTCTGGAATTCACTTTATCCCTTCATAAAAACATAATCTCTTTATCCCAGAGAACACTATTACTGCTAGtttagaaatcaattataaggTAGGGAAATTAAGAATTATTCCAGCTACTTCGCCTTCTCATATCCCCCAACAGGTTTTACTTACTCTGCTAGTTCATATCGAAACCTCCAATTCCTGCTGTTATCGGTCACTACAAATTCTTGAAGCTGATAAAGATATTCTCTCCTCTTGTCTTCATGaagcaactattttttaaaaatgtatacataaatcaAAATAGAGAACCCCTCAAAAGGACCCCAAATACACTGTCTGACGATACTCGACACTTGTCCCCGGCCAGAACTGGCCATCCCCCTGGTGCCTTGCACTCCCATCTGTCACCTGGTGTGGCTGTGCCTTCCCGTGGCTGTGAACAGACCTCACGTGCACCCCTCCCTGCTTCCAACCTTGCCCCTGGTTAGTGTATGTGCTTGTGTGTTGCTGCACGCCCCTGGCTCTTGTCTCTTCACTCCCTGCCTGAAAACGACACATGGTGTGTGTGCTCAGAAGACAGTGCCGCTGCTGCCGCCCGGGGAGCCGGCTCTGCTCGCATATGCCGGCTCCACAAGAGAAAAGCCAGCCCAGTGCATCATGCACCCAAGTCCATGAAGGGCAGCTCATGGTCGTGTGGATGCAAGTAATTAGTTTCTCTAGGTCAgtttttaagtcttatttttacactcatcattcctttagggggaaaaaaatgaaaaaggcaagCAGGGAAGCAGCAACGTCTTGCAGAGAAAGCCCTTGATGCAGAACTGAGATTGGGTTTCGGCTGGGCTCTTCCCCTGGGCTCCTTCCGGGCACGTCGCGTGCTACCCCGGGGGCCTGGGCTCCTTCTTCCTCACAGAGCATGCTAGGCTACATGGCTACCGTCCTCCACAGAATTAGGACTCCAAGGGACAGGAAGATTAAgaggaaagatagaaaaatatttttccccatcaCTGAAAGGACACCCACTGTAAAGACTCTGGATGGTATACTTCCAAACCGAGGAAACCCAGACTGGCTGCCTTCTGTTTTTCACTGATACTTTACAGAGCAAGGGCTTTGAAAATTGTTTTGAAGAGGgaagctttgttttttatttgtaatcCTCCTTCCTACCTTTAGAAAATCATACAGGTGTTTAAGAATTCCTATTCGTACTTCATCCAGGTCCTTTAAGAATCCATTGAAGACAGGCACCAGGTCAGCCGCTGTGAGCTGGTCCCCAAGAATCACAGCCAGCTCATGGATGGAGAAGGCCAGGGTCCGACGTACTTTCCACTGGGGGCGCACACGAGGACATGCAAACCACAAAAGGCAAGCAAAAGCCCACATTACCGAGAGCATAAGTGGCATTTCTAGAGCAAGACTGACACTGCCAAGCATTGGCTGCCACAGGCTACATTTCACCGGAGTCCAATAAATATGCCAACAGCATCCACGGGAAGTACAAGCCACTGAGCCCCGCCACGCTCCCCTTTCCTTCCCAGGCAGAGGGCCCACCCCATCTTGTGGGTGCCTCTGAAAGAACTCCTTTTACCTGCACGTCAGAAGCCAGCGTTTCGTACGTATCTTTCAGGCAGTGCCAATTTTGCCTGCCCAAGGTGAGCGCCACCCCCGGGAGGCTATAAGCACAGTGTTTGGCTATGTCAGTGTCGACAGTCTGGGCTCGAGCTGGGTCGGTCATCGACACATACTGATCTAGTAAGGGCTGAGGTATTATATCCTGGGAAACAACAGAGAAAGGAAACCATCATGCTTGCAGAAATGGAGAATGCTCATGAAAAACAAGGAGTCTAGGATGTGGGGGTGAAAAAAGCAGAGCAGAAATGTCAGAGGACCAAGAACAAGAGGCCTTCCTAAAAGCTCGGGGCTCTGGACTGGCGGACTTCTTGGTCTGCAGGTGAACTTTCAACTTGGACCAAATGACACTAAAGCAATGCCCACACTCATCCTTCTTAATTCGTCTAACATCTGACATCTCCAAAACAGTTTGGACACCACTGTTTGGTTAGTCTGATGCACACAGCTCTCGAGAACAAAAACTACCTTCTCCTGCCGTTGCCCAGCACCTAGAGCCCCGGCCCATACAAGCTGATCATCACTAGCTTTCTCCAGCTGACGAGACCGCACACTCCTAAGACATCACCCACTTACCTCCGCTGCTGTCAGCACAATGGGatacaataatttaaaacattaaagagATCTTACACAGCACAAGAAGCCAATCCAGGAGATAGAACAAAGCCAAACATAGGTCAAAGAATTTGTCAAAAACTTTTcagaccaaaaccaaaacaagacaaaaacatcaCCCTGAATTGACTTGTATAAAGAGACACTAAATGTTAATGTacagatgttaatttttttcctcatatttgaCTTGCTCTATTGAAATACTATTCTTGATTGTTCAAAAGATTTTAGTATTcctttagaatttgttttttttggtaagtTAAAGAGGAAATATTAGCAACACAAGGAATGAGTGAGGATATGTCATTAATATTGCCAAAAGAAAACTATCTGGTTCCAACGGTCATCCTTAAATTTAAGTCCCAGAAAAGGTGAAGTTTTGAGTTGCTTTACTTTTCAAGGAACAAACCTGTAATTTAGACTTATTCTCCTCAAGTGGGGCAGGGAGATGCCTCTGTTCAGTCTCCAGTTGTTCAGTGGCTCCACCACAGGGTTTGCCGGGGTCCTGCAGAGTTGATTGGACATGTTACCAACTTACCCCAACTAGGGAGCCATCCTGTCATTCCCCCTCCTCAGAGAATTTCCTTTTGGTGCTGGAAATGGCCTTTGCAGACCAAGACCAGCGCTTCCCTGAAAGCCAGTGGTATCTCTCCAGATGTTAAAAAAGACATTTGCATGTTTCCAGATGACATGGTAGGTCAGTGATTTTAAGTGCCAAGGCAAACACGCACTCTCCTCTCTGGACTGTCCGTGACCCTTACGGAAGACAGGCTGATGTCCATGAGAAGCCACCACCTGAGTCTGCACTGACCACTCTTTAGGCCTCAGGGTCTCAGGGGGGTTAACCAACACCCTTTTGAGAGTTATACGATTAAGACACAGACTACTCTGGAAGGCAGGGGGAGCAAAGAGGTCCAGTATTTCTTGGGAACTGGACATGTACAGCAATGTGGACCCGTCATGGAGGACAGAGAGGCCAAAGGGAAGACCTTTTAAATTTGAGTGAAAGACATGGCTGATAAAGGAGTATTTACCTGGAAAACTAGTCTCAATTTTCACATGTACAAACACTTCTAATGTTTGCAGATGAACCTTTACATTAGGTTAACAATTAAAATGAGCAAGAACACTCAACAGTGACATATTGGTGTCTGATCATTGATTACATTAGCAGAGATGAACCTGACCTTCTCCCCCACCCGCCACATGGCTTTCCTACGCATACTTGAAATGTCATACTGTCTACCAGCTTAATGGATCCTGACAAATCAGCTCAATATATGATCCAGGAAAGTCGATTAATACACCGATAGATGCTTCGTTTGCTCTGAGGCGCACTACCACAACCTTCAATTCCCAAGATTTTCTCTGGAATGTATTGCTTATTTTAATAGAAGACTggataaaacagaaatattttggcATGATAACCTAAGACCTCAATTTCTCCAAGTTAATACATTCATATATAGTAATGTGTAATAAATCATTCTTCTTCTTTCAGGAGTTAATCTGATTCCCAAGTCTTCAGTGCAGTTATGTACACCGCTTACTCCAGGAGCCACATTGAGGGTTAGGTCCACTACCAAAAGTCAAAGTGACCTCAGAAGGCACTATGAAGTCATCTCTCCAGAAAACCACTAGGCCCGTCAAGAGACACAAGTGAGAAGCCACAGCCCCTGCCCCGGGGCACAGGGCATCTCTTGACTCAGTGTGCTAAGAAGGCAGAGTAGAAGCTGGGAGCAGGGTCAATGTCAAGGAACCGAGTTAACCAGCCACCTGGCCTCAGCCACTCTTTTGTCGTCTCTGTGAAACAACACTAGACTCATAATTTAAGCTTTGAGAGTTTTTTTGCTCCCTTTTCCCTTCATTTGCAACTGGAAGCAGCCCATCCAATCCCAGTGGAACCTTAGACTCAAGCTACAGCTTCAAGAGCCCTGACATCCCACAACATAAACCAAAGGTCTCCTTGCATAAGCCCTTCCACATCCTTCATGCAACTGAGCCAGCCTGAAGGAATCTGTTCATGTCCCTTTCTCTCACTTCTGCACGTGACAAAAAAGTCCCAGGCCGCTTGAGACTCGGCCACAGTAGTCCTGGCCGTGCCTTTCTACTTAACCTGTGATTTCCACACTCCAGGCAACACGGGTAACCACCACCATTTTCTTGCCTGCTTCTGAAAACAAACTGGCCAAACAGGATATAAGTCACTTCTTACTAATCAAAGACAACCGTGACGTACTCCTAAACATTTTATAGTCAGGCTGTGAAGtgggtcttttgttttttctgattGGAGCAGGCCTAGAGGAGCTGGGAGGAGATAAGTCCATGGTAGAACAATCGGCGCTCTGGCCTTAGAGACCATGGGCTTGAAGGGACGATCTGGTACATGGTGCCTGTGACTTCATGATCTCGGACCCCACCCTGACTGTAATTCTCTagtctcccccccgcccccttccccgccctcctgggaagGACCCCAGCTCACTGCGGTCCCAGAGCAAGTCACTATGAAGTAGGAAGGCATCAGAGCCTCCCACCCCTCATGAGCTGGAAAGCCACGGGGACTCGAAGTGCAAGAGAGTCGCAGGTTCCCTCCTCTCCCTGGATGCAGGGTTCCCATCTCCTGGGGACTAGCTCCAGGCCGCAGGATAaacactgctgagccactggcTTTTCCAAGCCCCTCCTCCAATAAATGGCATGCCGGTACCGCCACTCGAGTGACCATGTGCCAAAAGAGCATCTCCAGAGAGAGCCCGGACATGATGGTCTGCCCAGAGGCCTGGGCCAGCTTTCAGTTCTAGGGGCCGCAGAACCCACCTCATACTCTTACTAAAAGCTATAAAATAGCAGTGAAATAGGGCATGGATGTGGTTAATCCCCACAAAGAACTGAAACTCGTCCTCTTTGGAGAAGAGGGAAGACACTTGCTGGCCTCCCCATTCCTGTTTTTGTGGAACAGAGTCAGGGTTATCAATCACCTGATTGATTGGTTGTCTAGTTATCCAAAACATGaccttaagaataaaattaaatttgccatTTATCATCTCTGCCAagatatattaataaaagaaaatgcggCTTTGTGATTTCCGTCACATCCTccgcggcagagggagagggcaaacaCTTACTGTGCTTTGTAATATCCTGGCCACGGAGAGCTCCTTCTGCGATGATGAAGCCGACAGAGCCATCTGATTgtcagaggcagggctgggatcTGAAACGGACACTTCATTTAGACCTTCTGTCGGCTTGTGCTCGGGCTCATTCACAGAGTCAAGCTGTGCGGCTCTCAGTGCGGCTGATAAGACCTGAACCTGAGCTGCAGGAAGAGAAGTTTCAAgaattttaataactttatttgGTTTATAGGGATTCACTTCAGAGGGGTCTTCACAACAAGACAGTCTGGATGTGGCCACACAACACAGCGCACACCTTCCACACATCTGTCCCTGCAGTAAGCATGCTCTGGATCCCAGAACGAGCTCTCGGGGAGATGGTGATATTTACAGCTATTAACTTTAACTATTCCAACTAAATGCCAGCCATGCACAGAGCCTCAAATCTGAACTCGAAACGCCTCAATTAGGACAATCAGAGTTCGCCTCCATCATCTCTCACAGAAAGTGTCTGGGAGGTCTCCCTTCCCAATGAGGGGGTCCTATTCCCCTATCTATAAAGCAGGCTGGCTTTttccgccacacacacacacacacacacacacacacacacaaacacacgcatCGATTCATCTTCGTACACACAGATGAGTACAGATCTCACTCACCAAGCCCCAAGGGCTACTCATTTGTCCACGGTATGACTGCTTGAGACCCTTCTAACAGGAGATGACATATTTCACACACCTTTCTGTAAAAACAATCTGATGCCCATGTCCCCAacttccaaacacacacacacacaaattcctACATCCTGTTTTCTACGAGTTAAATTCAACAGACCCCAAGATTCATTAAAACATTTAGTGCTCATAGCTGGCTCCCCACTGGGCCCAGGACAGGGTCCCACCTCCTCAGTGCAGCACACCAGGCCCTTCCCAATGGCTCGAGTCACATTTCGAGCCGTAGCCAGTCCACAAATACCCAACGTGTGGTTTCTCTCTGAAACTTTTGGGGTCATGCATCCCTATGAGCTCTGATGAAAACTATGGAAGTGAGGAACACACATCCATGTAAGATTTTACAAATGATTTCAAGGACTAAAAGAGCCCTCTAAGACTCCTTCCTCTCCACTTCTTTGCACAGTGGGTCCCTAGCTGTCTTTTGGGGCCCACATTAAATGCTGCTCACTCTACAAAGTCTTCTCCCAGACATTTCCTCTGGCCCCACATGTCCTGCCCTGTGCTGCCACGGTACACCATGCTGCCTCCTATCCCGGCCCCTAACACACCCTGTGCCCAGTGGCTGTTTATACAGTACCCTCCACTAGACCATGTGTTGGTCACTGCAGTCCGGGTCCCAGCCCTGAGATGAATGCTGCTTTAGAAATGTGGTCTCCAAAAGCAGACCTTTGTCTACAGCTATTAGAAGTGATATGTTACACGTGCTCATTCCTTCGGCAAACATTGActtaatttcctttataaatttaaaaagaaagaataattaccAGGCTAACTGGattttcatatttcctttccCGAAAGCTTCACAAATCTTTGCCCGGCAACAGCAGCAAGTGTTGTTTTTCCCAATCTCCCCAACCCAAGGAAGAATACAAATATAGCACTGTTTAGAGCAAGAAGAGGCGTGATAATGGATATGGATCGCGAGGCCTGGCTCCCAGATCAGACGCTCAGTGGGAGCACTAGTCATAACATGAAAAACAGCCCAAAGAAGAAGTTGTACTTTCCCTTGCTGTACAAAGACAAAAACCTTAAAGTTTGGCTAAGGGCTGAGTTAATAAGCTCCAAAAGGAGCACCATCCGTAGCTGTTCATAACTAGAAAAAGCACTATAACGTGGGAAATGATGTAACAGCATCCAAGGAGCTAATAAAATTTCCACTGCTGCAGATATGCCCACAAACTATCTGCCTCTATACAAGAGCTGCCTTCAGCCTTGCACAGCTGCAAAACAAGGAGACAGAACCCTGATGGGGACCCACACAGAGCTTCCCAGTGCTCTGGCTGTGCTGGGGCTGAGAGAAACTCTTCTGGCCACATTTGCGCAACGTACATGAAGGTGAGCAcatgcacgcatacacacacacacacacacacacacacacacacaggtctggGCCACACACAGCCCAATAATACCCTGCTACTCTATTTTCTCTCTAATCACAATGGACAACATTACCTTGAACATCTGGATCATTCATCAGATGCTCCTGCAAACTATCAAGGACTTTTTGAATCTCACTCCTGGCCACACAGCTGTGGTGTACAGTCTCGGGGATGCCGTAGCCTTTCTCCTGTGGCCCAGCCTCACTCAGGAGCAGCTCTAGGTCCTTGCTTATGTCAGGGAGAGGAGTTCgccaataaaagaaattattgaaTACATCCTCAGGACTCTCTgggcaggcagaggagcctggTTCAGAGTTGCTGTTGACAGGGAAGTGGTTGCCATCAGGGAGCTCCAAGAAGGCACTGGTCTCCGGGGAAAGCCTGGTCAACTCGGCTCCAGCCGAGGCAGAGTCTTCTAGTGAGTTTGCCATGAGGCCATCAGAGGAGCTACCAACATGCGGGAAGTCACTGGTTCCCGTTGATGGGTCTTCCGTGGGTGGATCTGGCTCTGTGTTCGACGGCTTTGTGGAACTAGGTTAAGATTGAGGGGAGCACTTTTAGCCATGTCATGGACTGGAGGTATACTGGGACAACGTGAGATCCATATCCTCCCAAGCCCAGTCCTTCTATCTGGCCATCTGACCTCCCCTGTCTCCCAAGGCCAGAAGCTCATAACCTCACAAAAGCATAAAACGTCCAATCAGCCCCCAATGCCCCTGGGCGTATTAGGTGCACTGAAAATGCCACGCTAAAGTTGGGCCAATCCCTCCATTCCATTTGAGTGGTGGGTTAGTCCTGGCTTCTGCTGACACCCCCTCAGTAGACAGATTGCATATGCTCACTGCTCCTGAGTACCTCCACCAGGGGGCAGGCCCTGGGACACACAAGGCACCGGAGCCCGTGAGTGCTATTTGCCAACACCTCTAGAGTCCCAAAGAGGAAGGTGCTGCACACaggcctgacacacagtaggagCTCAGTAAATCTTGATGgagacggaaggaaggaaggatgcacCAATGGTAAAAAGGATGTGTATTCTCTGAGATGTAAATTACTACTCCCTGGTTCCGGAATGATTTTAGCATTGGAGAGATGCTTGTAAACGACCTCGAGTGGTCTGGTTAGTGTGCACCCATCAACCTCCgaggaaagatgaaaaaaaatccaagatcaaTCACTAGAACTTACTAGAAATAGAATACAGCACCCACTTAAGGTGGGTCAGAATTGTCACCTTTACGTGCATTCACATCCTATGTTTATGGGCATGTAACATCCCATGGCACAACTGTACATTTGGGAGAGCTCACATCTTCCCTATGTAAATTATCCAAAGAACTTCATTAAtcaaaaagtaagagaaaattttctttatagGTTATTTAATCACTACTCTCAAtgaatattttatctaaatttagGAGACACAGTAGCTTCATTATTTATAACCCAGTAGTCATGTTTCAAAATCATTATTGCAATTACTTTTTGCTTCTTTACATAATTAAAGCTCTAATATCCCATCTTGCCCAGAAGGTCACTGTTACTAAAACTCCAGACAAGATAATTGCTAAAATTTGAGGTGGACGCTTGAGGTGAAGCACAGGCCCTGGTAATTATCCTGCTTGGAGCTCACCAGGCTGAGGAAGTGTTACCACAGTTGCCTGCACTGGGTGACCCGGAGGCGAAATCAGAGTCCAAATCCTGAGCTGGCGGTCGAATGCTCAGGGTGCCATCTTCTCGAATATAGAGGCCAGCCCTGGAGGGGTTCGCAAAAGTAGAGATGAAGGGGCCCAGGGACTGGAAGGCAGCCTGGCGCACCTGCAAGCAGAGAGCACAGCACGGTGACTATGGCATCCATCAGGTCTGACTCTAGGCCGGGCACCTGGCTGACCCCCAGGCCTGTCACTGTCCACCGAATTATGTGCAAGCAGATTTACTGCTTTCTAAGGC
It includes:
- the LOC144298597 gene encoding serine/threonine-protein phosphatase 4 regulatory subunit 1-like isoform X5 gives rise to the protein MEIVVRLSEDAEPTVRNELMEQIPPIAVFLQENRSNFPVVLSEYLTPIVVRYLTDPNNQVRKSSQEVLLILLEQDLISQHDIENKVCPILLALSAPDSDDEYKAEAVNIICKLASVLSKSTVERLLLPRFCELCGDGKLFQVRKVCATNFGDICHAVGQEATEKFLIPKFFELCSDNIWGMRKACAECFMAVSYSASPEVRRAQLSPLFIRLISDPCRWVRQAAFQSLGPFISTFANPSRAGLYIREDGTLSIRPPAQDLDSDFASGSPSAGNCGNTSSACSTKPSNTEPDPPTEDPSTGTSDFPHVGSSSDGLMANSLEDSASAGAELTRLSPETSAFLELPDGNHFPVNSNSEPGSSACPESPEDVFNNFFYWRTPLPDISKDLELLLSEAGPQEKGYGIPETVHHSCVARSEIQKVLDSLQEHLMNDPDVQAQVQVLSAALRAAQLDSVNEPEHKPTEGLNEVSVSDPSPASDNQMALSASSSQKELSVARILQSTDPGKPCGGATEQLETEQRHLPAPLEENKSKLQDIIPQPLLDQYVSMTDPARAQTVDTDIAKHCAYSLPGVALTLGRQNWHCLKDTYETLASDVQWKVRRTLAFSIHELAVILGDQLTAADLVPVFNGFLKDLDEVRIGILKHLYDFLKLLHEDKRREYLYQLQEFVVTDNSRNWRFRYELAEQLILILELYNPNDVYDYLMHIALKLCADKVSEVRWISFKLVVAILQKFYSHSENALGLSFISELIVRFRHCAKWVGRQAFAFICQAVVSEECIPVDQFVEHLLPSLLSLATDPVPNVRVLLAKALRQMLLEKAYLRNAGNPHLQVVEETVLALQLDRDPDVSFFATLEPKRRSTADTHVLEEQN
- the LOC144298597 gene encoding serine/threonine-protein phosphatase 4 regulatory subunit 1-like isoform X6 is translated as MCNIKMEHTNCFELQTSFLSDGFEDYGPDRDSMRVTAFLDIPGQDSLPPLVRLEKYAFSENIFNRQIIARGLLDILRDFSNNEEDLLTVMEIVVRLSEDAEPTVRNELMEQIPPIAVFLQENRSNFPVVLSEYLTPIVVRYLTDPNNQVRKSSQEVLLILLEQDLISQHDIENKVCPILLALSAPDSDDEYKAEAVNIICKLASVLSKSTVERLLLPRFCELCGDGKLFQVRKVCATNFGDICHAVGQEATEKFLIPKFFELCSDNIWGMRKACAECFMAVSYSASPEVRRAQLSPLFIRLISDPCRWVRQAAFQSLGPFISTFANPSRAGLYIREDGTLSIRPPAQDLDSDFASGSPSAGNCGNTSSACSTKPSNTEPDPPTEDPSTGTSDFPHVGSSSDGLMANSLEDSASAGAELTRLSPETSAFLELPDGNHFPVNSNSEPGSSACPESPEDVFNNFFYWRTPLPDISKDLELLLSEAGPQEKGYGIPETVHHSCVARSEIQKVLDSLQEHLMNDPDVQAQVQVLSAALRAAQLDSVNEPEHKPTEGLNEVSVSDPSPASDNQMALSASSSQKELSVARILQSTDPGKPCGGATEQLETEQRHLPAPLEENKSKLQDIIPQPLLDQYVSMTDPARAQTVDTDIAKHCAYSLPGVALTLGRQNWHCLKDTYETLASDVQWKVRRTLAFSIHELAVILGDQLTAADLVPVFNGFLKDLDEVRIGILKHLYDFLKLLHEDKRREYLYQLQEFVVTDNSRNWRFRYELAEQLILILELYNPNDVYDYLMHIALKLCADKVSEVRWISFKLVVAILQKFYSHSENALGLSFISELIVRFRHCAKWVGRRW
- the LOC144298597 gene encoding serine/threonine-protein phosphatase 4 regulatory subunit 1-like isoform X7, which translates into the protein MSTERLLPLPAASFQPCCHLELGLVVRKSSQEVLLILLEQDLISQHDIENKVCPILLALSAPDSDDEYKAEAVNIICKLASVLSKSTVERLLLPRFCELCGDGKLFQVRKVCATNFGDICHAVGQEATEKFLIPKFFELCSDNIWGMRKACAECFMAVSYSASPEVRRAQLSPLFIRLISDPCRWVRQAAFQSLGPFISTFANPSRAGLYIREDGTLSIRPPAQDLDSDFASGSPSAGNCGNTSSACSTKPSNTEPDPPTEDPSTGTSDFPHVGSSSDGLMANSLEDSASAGAELTRLSPETSAFLELPDGNHFPVNSNSEPGSSACPESPEDVFNNFFYWRTPLPDISKDLELLLSEAGPQEKGYGIPETVHHSCVARSEIQKVLDSLQEHLMNDPDVQAQVQVLSAALRAAQLDSVNEPEHKPTEGLNEVSVSDPSPASDNQMALSASSSQKELSVARILQSTDPGKPCGGATEQLETEQRHLPAPLEENKSKLQDIIPQPLLDQYVSMTDPARAQTVDTDIAKHCAYSLPGVALTLGRQNWHCLKDTYETLASDVQWKVRRTLAFSIHELAVILGDQLTAADLVPVFNGFLKDLDEVRIGILKHLYDFLKLLHEDKRREYLYQLQEFVVTDNSRNWRFRYELAEQLILILELYNPNDVYDYLMHIALKLCADKVSEVRWISFKLVVAILQKFYSHSENALGLSFISELIVRFRHCAKWVGRQAFAFICQAVVSEECIPVDQFVEHLLPSLLSLATDPVPNVRVLLAKALRQMLLEKAYLRNAGNPHLQVVEETVLALQLDRDPDVSFFATLEPKRRSTADTHVLEEQN
- the LOC144298597 gene encoding serine/threonine-protein phosphatase 4 regulatory subunit 1-like isoform X4; the encoded protein is MCNIKMEHTNCFELQTSFLSDGFEDYGPDRDSMRVTAFLDIPGQDSLPPLVRLEKYAFSENIFNRQIIARGLLDILRDFSNNEEDLLTVMEIVVRLSEDAEPTVRNELMEQIPPIAVFLQENRSNFPVVLSEYLTPIVVRYLTDPNNQVRKSSQEVLLILLEQDLISQHDIENKVCPILLALSAPDSDDEYKAEAVNIPKFFELCSDNIWGMRKACAECFMAVSYSASPEVRRAQLSPLFIRLISDPCRWVRQAAFQSLGPFISTFANPSRAGLYIREDGTLSIRPPAQDLDSDFASGSPSAGNCGNTSSACSTKPSNTEPDPPTEDPSTGTSDFPHVGSSSDGLMANSLEDSASAGAELTRLSPETSAFLELPDGNHFPVNSNSEPGSSACPESPEDVFNNFFYWRTPLPDISKDLELLLSEAGPQEKGYGIPETVHHSCVARSEIQKVLDSLQEHLMNDPDVQAQVQVLSAALRAAQLDSVNEPEHKPTEGLNEVSVSDPSPASDNQMALSASSSQKELSVARILQSTDPGKPCGGATEQLETEQRHLPAPLEENKSKLQDIIPQPLLDQYVSMTDPARAQTVDTDIAKHCAYSLPGVALTLGRQNWHCLKDTYETLASDVQWKVRRTLAFSIHELAVILGDQLTAADLVPVFNGFLKDLDEVRIGILKHLYDFLKLLHEDKRREYLYQLQEFVVTDNSRNWRFRYELAEQLILILELYNPNDVYDYLMHIALKLCADKVSEVRWISFKLVVAILQKFYSHSENALGLSFISELIVRFRHCAKWVGRQAFAFICQAVVSEECIPVDQFVEHLLPSLLSLATDPVPNVRVLLAKALRQMLLEKAYLRNAGNPHLQVVEETVLALQLDRDPDVSFFATLEPKRRSTADTHVLEEQN